Proteins encoded within one genomic window of Pongo pygmaeus isolate AG05252 chromosome 18, NHGRI_mPonPyg2-v2.0_pri, whole genome shotgun sequence:
- the ARL6IP1 gene encoding ADP-ribosylation factor-like protein 6-interacting protein 1 produces MAEGDNRSSNLLAAETASLEEQLQGWGEVMLMADKVLRWERAWFPPAIMGVVSLVFLIIYYLDPSVLSGVSCFVMFLCLADYLVPILAPRIFGSNKWTTEQQQRFHEICSNLVKTRRRAVGWWKRLFTLKEEKPKMYFMTMIVSLAAVAWVGQQVHNLLLTYLIVTSLLLLPGLNQHGIISKYIGMAKREINKLLKQKEKKNE; encoded by the exons ATGGCGGAGGGAGATAATCGCAGCAGCAACCTGCTG GCTGCAGAGACTGCAAGTCTGGAGGAACAGCTGCAAGGATGGGGAGAAGTGATGCTGATGGCTGATAAAGTCCTCCGATGGGAAAGAGCCTGGTTTCCACCTGCCATCATGGGTGTGGTTTCTTTGGTGTTTCT gaTTATCTACTATCTAGATCCATCTGTTCTGTCCGGCGTTTcctgttttgttatgtttttgtgCTTGGCTGACTACCTTGTTCCCATTCTAGCGCCTAGAATTTTTGGCTCCAACAAATG GACCACTGAACAACAGCAAAGATTCCATGAAATTTGCAGCAATCTAGTAAAAACTCGACGCAGAGCTGTGGGTTGGTGGAAACGCCTCTTCACACTAAAGGAAGAAAAACCTAAGATG TACTTCATGACCATGATCGTCTCCCTTGCTGCGGTTGCTTGGGTGGGACAACAAGTCCACAACCTGCTTCTCACCTACCTGATAG tgacTTCGTTACTATTGCTTCCTGGACTAAACCAACATGGAATCATTTCGAAGTACATTGGAATGGCCAAGAGGGAGATAAACAAActtctcaaacaaaaagaaaagaaaaatgaatga